The following coding sequences lie in one Gemmatimonas sp. UBA7669 genomic window:
- a CDS encoding inorganic diphosphatase, which produces MLHNPWHDIPSGKHPPEQVTAIIEIPSGSRNKYELDKDTGHFKLDRVLYSAVHYPGDYGFIPRTLHEDNDPLDVLVKINEPTFPGCQISARPIGVLTMLDKGEPDDKILAVPSDDPYYADVFDIADVSPHYLKEVEHFFFIYKDLEGKRMEITGWKNSVAAIEIIAASMQRYNQTFNT; this is translated from the coding sequence ATGTTGCACAACCCCTGGCACGACATTCCGTCGGGCAAGCACCCGCCGGAACAGGTCACGGCCATCATCGAGATCCCCTCGGGATCGCGCAACAAGTACGAGCTGGACAAGGACACGGGGCATTTCAAGCTCGATCGTGTGCTGTATTCGGCCGTGCACTATCCGGGCGACTACGGCTTCATCCCGCGCACGCTGCACGAGGACAACGACCCGCTCGATGTGCTCGTGAAGATCAACGAGCCCACCTTCCCGGGCTGCCAGATCAGTGCGCGTCCCATCGGCGTACTCACCATGCTCGACAAGGGCGAGCCCGACGACAAGATCCTCGCCGTGCCGTCAGACGATCCGTACTACGCCGATGTGTTCGACATCGCCGATGTGTCGCCGCACTATCTCAAGGAAGTCGAGCACTTCTTCTTCATCTACAAGGATCTCGAGGGCAAGCGCATGGAGATCACGGGATGGAAGAACTCCGTGGCCGCCATCGAGATCATTGCGGCCAGCATGCAGCGCTACAATCAGACGTTCAACACCTGA
- the hemB gene encoding porphobilinogen synthase, with product MLFGLEPSRSPVRLRRLRRTEALRRVVRETRLNAAQFIWPLFVRSGTGLRTPIGSMPGVFQTSVDELVKDAGRAVEAGIGGVLLFGIPDQKDSVGSSAWDPHGPVAEGVRAIKAAYPRLLVITDVCMCEYTDHGHCGVLTGDGDVDNDATLELLAREAVAHAEAGADIIAPSDMMDHRVGRLREALDEAGFSHLPIMSYAAKYASAFYGPFREAAESTPSFGDRRSYQMDPSNAREALREVRQDVAEGADILMVKPAGAYLDIIAAVKQDTGLPLAAYQVSGEYSMIKAAAERGWIDGDRAMMESLVAIARAGADLIITYFALDAAAALRAR from the coding sequence ATGCTGTTTGGTCTCGAGCCCTCGCGTTCGCCCGTGCGTTTGCGCCGACTGCGCCGCACCGAAGCGCTGCGTCGCGTGGTGCGTGAAACACGATTGAACGCGGCGCAATTCATCTGGCCGCTGTTCGTGCGTTCGGGCACTGGCCTGCGCACGCCCATCGGCTCCATGCCGGGCGTGTTTCAGACCTCGGTTGATGAACTGGTGAAGGACGCCGGTCGCGCCGTGGAAGCGGGCATTGGTGGGGTGCTGCTCTTTGGCATTCCCGACCAAAAGGACAGCGTGGGCTCGTCGGCCTGGGATCCGCACGGTCCGGTGGCCGAAGGGGTGCGCGCCATCAAGGCCGCATATCCGCGGTTGCTCGTCATCACCGACGTGTGCATGTGCGAGTACACCGACCACGGGCACTGCGGCGTGCTCACCGGCGATGGCGACGTGGACAACGACGCCACGCTCGAGCTGCTGGCGCGCGAAGCGGTGGCGCACGCCGAGGCGGGCGCGGACATCATCGCCCCCAGTGACATGATGGATCATCGGGTGGGTCGTCTGCGCGAAGCGCTCGACGAAGCCGGTTTTTCGCACCTGCCCATCATGAGCTATGCGGCCAAGTACGCGTCGGCCTTTTATGGCCCGTTTCGTGAGGCGGCCGAGAGCACGCCGAGCTTTGGCGACCGGCGCAGCTATCAGATGGATCCATCCAATGCCCGCGAAGCGTTACGGGAAGTGCGGCAGGACGTGGCCGAGGGGGCGGACATCCTGATGGTCAAACCCGCAGGTGCCTACCTCGACATCATTGCCGCCGTGAAGCAGGACACCGGTCTGCCGCTGGCTGCCTATCAGGTGAGCGGTGAGTACTCGATGATCAAGGCCGCCGCCGAGCGCGGCTGGATTGACGGGGACCGGGCCATGATGGAATCGCTGGTGGCCATTGCGCGCGCCGGCGCCGACCTGATCATCACCTATTTTGCCCTCGACGCGGCTGCGGCTCTGCGCGCGCGCTGA